The Halomonas sp. HAL1 genome segment AGTCAAAGGCCCCGGTGATAGGTTGCAGGATAACCAGCGCCGCTGGCTGACATTTTTTCACCGTCATGAGATGCCCGTCGCAGTGTGTTACGTGCGCTGGACCGCCAGCGACGAGTTTGAGGTATGAGTGCGACCTATCGCGTGGCGGTGCGGGCACTGTGTGATTTCACTGCCCGTGAAGGGGATCTCGATCACCGTTTTACCCCTGCGCCCAGCGCGCGGGATGGCATCGAAGGGCACTCTCTTGTCGCTAGCCGACGCGGGGCAGACTATATTGCCGAACTGCCGCTGTCGGGTGCCTTTGAGGGATTGGTCGTCACGGGCCGAGCGGATGGTTTTGACCCCGTGGCCAATCGCCTGGAAGAGATTAAAACCTATCGCGGCAGCTTGGAGCGCATGGCGGATAATCAGCGTGCGCTGCACTGGGCGCAGGTAAAAGTCTACGGCGCGCTGCTATGTGCAGAGCGAAGCCTTGAGCAGATCACCTTGACGCTGGTTTACCTGGATATTGCCAGCGGTAAAGAGACGCTACTGAGTCAAGACGCCAGCGCCGCCGAGCTGCAGGCGTTCTTTGCCTCCCAGTGCCGCCGCTTTCTTAGCTGGGCGAAACAGGAGGCAGACCATCGCCAGCGCCGAAACGCTGGCCTACAAACCCTGCGCTTTCCCCACGCTGCATTCCGCCCCGGCCAGCGTGAACTTGCCGAAGACGTTTATAAAGCCGCCAGCACCGGGCGCTGCCTACTCGCCCAGGCGCCCACCGGCATTGGTAAAACGCTGGGCACGCTGTTCCCCATGCTTTTGGCGATGCCGCGACAGCAGCTGGATCGCATCGCCTTTCTGACCATGAAAACCCCCGGCCGCCGTTTGGCGTTGGATGCTCTCGCCACGCTGCGCGCCAGCCAGAGCGATGAAGCCCAGCCCTTGCGTGTGCTTGAGCTGGTGGCGCGTGATAAGGCCTGCGAATACCCCGATCGCGCCTGCCATGGCGAGTCTTGCCCGCTCGCTGCCGGTTTTTACGATCGTTTACCTGCTGCCCGTCAAGCGGCGGTGGAGAAGGGGTGGCTGGATCGCGAAGCGCTGCGCGAAGTGGCGTTGGCGCATGATGTTTGCCCCTATTATCTCGGCCAGGAACTAGCGCGCTGGGCGGATATGATCGTCGGTGACGTTAACCACTGGTTCGATAGCCACGCCCTGCTGCACGGTTTGGCCCAGGCCAACGAATGGCGAACGGGCGTGCTGGTCGATGAAGCGCATAACCTGGTGGAGCGCGCCCGCGGCATGTATAGCGCCGAGCTCGATCAGCAGCGCTTTAATCGCATACGCCGTACATCTCCCAAAGCGCTGGCGGGGCCTTTGGGGCGCTTAGCCCGCCAGTGGCAAAATGTGGTTAAAGACGCGGAGCTGGAAAATGAGGGTGGTCAGGGTAAACCAGCCTACCGACTGCTAACGGCGCTACCCGATAAGCTGGTGGCTGCCGCTCAGCAAGTAGGGTCTGCCATCACTGATTATCTTGGCGAGCACCCCGAGCAAACCAGTTTTGAACTTCAAGAACTGCTGTTTGAGGCGCTGGCGTTTTGTCGGCTGGCGGAGCGCTTTGGTGAGCATTCGCTGTGTGATATTACTCGCCATGGCCGCGGGCGGGCCGTGCTCGGGTTACGCAACCTGATACCCGCCGACTTTCTGTCTGCACGGTTTAACGCCGCGCACTCAGTGGTGCTGTTTTCAGCCACGTTAAATCCCGCTCACTACTATCGGGATCTATTGGGTTTGCCGGAGAATACGCCCTGGCGCGAGGTCGTTTCCCCTTTCAGCGCGCACCAGCTTGAAGTGCGTATTCGCAGCGATATTTCGACCCGTTTTCGTGATCGAGAGGCATCGATTGAGCCGATGGTGGCAACCATGTCGCAGCAGTATCAGCGCAAACCGGGCCACTACTTGGCGTTCTTCAGCAGCTTTGCCTATCTGGAAGCCGCGCTGAACCACTTTCGCGAGGCGCACCCAGGCGTGCCCGTTTTCAGCCAAACCCGTGGCATGCCCGAGGCAGCGCGGGAGGCGTTTCTAGCGCGCTTTACGCCCAGCGGAAAAGGCATCGGCTTTGCGGTGTTGGGCGGCGCCTTTGCGGAAGGTATCGACCTGCCCGGCGACCGGTTGATTGGCGCTTTTATTGCCACGCTGGGGCTGCCGCCGTTTAACGATTTTAACGAAGCGCTTAAAGCACGGCTAAACGCGCGCTTTGGTAAAGGTGACGATTACACTTATCGCATTCCCGGCATGATCAAGGTGGTGCAGGCAGCAGGGCGAGTGATTCGCAGTCCTGAAGATGAGGGCGTTGTGGTATTAATGGATGATCGTTTTGCCCAGGCCAGCGTGCGCTCGCTATTGCCAAGCTGGTGGTCGCTGGGAAATCCCAACCCATAATTTAGGACCCTAACGCGAGCTATGACAGATTTACTCTGGTACCAGTATGCGCTGATCGGACTGATATTTGCCTGGAGCGGTTTTGTGCGCACCAGCCTAGGGTTTGGAGGCGCTGTACTGGCGCTGCCGTTCCTACTGCTAGTGACAAACGAACCTCTGGTGTTCTTACCGATTATTGCTATTCATCTACTGATTTTCTCTAGTTGGATTGCCTGGAACGGACATCGCCAACTGCAGAAAGAGGGCGTGGGATCCGATTCCCCAGAGAGCAATATCGATTGGAGGTACCTATTCAAAGCCCTGAAAATCATGATCATCCCCAAGCTGATTGGGGTGGTGGGGCTGTTAACGCTGCCCGCTCAAGTCATGACCAGCATTATTTTCGGCATTGTGTTCATTTATGCCATTGGCTACGTCCTCAACAGACCGTTCAAGAGTAAAAACAAATATGTCGACTACGTGCTGCTGGCACTCGGGGGGTATGTCAGCGGTACTTCGCTGATTGGCGCGCCGCTCATTGTGGCGGTATTCGCTGCACATGTGGCCAAGGAGCAGTTGCGGGATACCATGTTTGTGCTGTGGTTTATTCTGGTGGTCATTAAGATGGTCTCGTTCCTGATCGCAGGCGTAGACCTCCAACTTATCCACCAGCTGTGGCTGCTGCCCTGTGCATTCATTGGTCACTT includes the following:
- a CDS encoding ATP-dependent DNA helicase — translated: MSATYRVAVRALCDFTAREGDLDHRFTPAPSARDGIEGHSLVASRRGADYIAELPLSGAFEGLVVTGRADGFDPVANRLEEIKTYRGSLERMADNQRALHWAQVKVYGALLCAERSLEQITLTLVYLDIASGKETLLSQDASAAELQAFFASQCRRFLSWAKQEADHRQRRNAGLQTLRFPHAAFRPGQRELAEDVYKAASTGRCLLAQAPTGIGKTLGTLFPMLLAMPRQQLDRIAFLTMKTPGRRLALDALATLRASQSDEAQPLRVLELVARDKACEYPDRACHGESCPLAAGFYDRLPAARQAAVEKGWLDREALREVALAHDVCPYYLGQELARWADMIVGDVNHWFDSHALLHGLAQANEWRTGVLVDEAHNLVERARGMYSAELDQQRFNRIRRTSPKALAGPLGRLARQWQNVVKDAELENEGGQGKPAYRLLTALPDKLVAAAQQVGSAITDYLGEHPEQTSFELQELLFEALAFCRLAERFGEHSLCDITRHGRGRAVLGLRNLIPADFLSARFNAAHSVVLFSATLNPAHYYRDLLGLPENTPWREVVSPFSAHQLEVRIRSDISTRFRDREASIEPMVATMSQQYQRKPGHYLAFFSSFAYLEAALNHFREAHPGVPVFSQTRGMPEAAREAFLARFTPSGKGIGFAVLGGAFAEGIDLPGDRLIGAFIATLGLPPFNDFNEALKARLNARFGKGDDYTYRIPGMIKVVQAAGRVIRSPEDEGVVVLMDDRFAQASVRSLLPSWWSLGNPNP
- a CDS encoding sulfite exporter TauE/SafE family protein — encoded protein: MTDLLWYQYALIGLIFAWSGFVRTSLGFGGAVLALPFLLLVTNEPLVFLPIIAIHLLIFSSWIAWNGHRQLQKEGVGSDSPESNIDWRYLFKALKIMIIPKLIGVVGLLTLPAQVMTSIIFGIVFIYAIGYVLNRPFKSKNKYVDYVLLALGGYVSGTSLIGAPLIVAVFAAHVAKEQLRDTMFVLWFILVVIKMVSFLIAGVDLQLIHQLWLLPCAFIGHLAGEKAHRYMLKADTGLFFRVLGAVLILVSVVGLIHPPA